One genomic window of Paraburkholderia acidiphila includes the following:
- a CDS encoding glycosyltransferase family 39 protein: protein MRHDPDQPNALNESSSRSAGGSVPKLFLAVALVSIIFLLMRNAGLYPTVFADELHYNLLSRIQPLASASEPAYLYLGLFRATNFCGEGFLQCVRILNVVVYAIGVAFVFLTARRFTSTNVAAFIGIVVLLMPTDVYTAYFMPEAMYFCGFWIVSWFVLTGDDQVPMRYAVGVGVLLALLALIKPHALFLVPALFVFVAYRASCSDADGRLARSLMAAFAFLAVAICVRSILGYLVAGHDGLSPLGSRYNDQASESGAWSHLSTFGVDFLGVLGRHLIALCVMFGVPIAISLDRLRRLRLNSRPSGSDRISLAIYLSLVLATLTVVTSLFTVIAAGGAPYEVLGRLHMRYYNFTFPLFLILAGASLRTAELRDTQSARRWRVGRWAIAALVVICAIAGIRHGAALSSALVDNPEFRAFTRYTAVFIVVSLCGLLSLAVWAYDDSRGAKLFMFLFVPLYLVVALYGGTHEMRERLTPDAYDEAGMFARRFLSDSDRGKLLVVGSDLGNLYKTLFYVDNTSARLITLGENAPLQKQAIPNDSEWVLIIGNHAPVASDNAMQGPNGMYTLLHMAGNKAK from the coding sequence ATGCGCCACGACCCTGACCAGCCGAATGCTCTTAATGAAAGCTCGTCTCGTAGCGCAGGCGGCAGCGTACCAAAGCTATTCCTGGCTGTCGCATTGGTTTCTATCATCTTCCTGTTGATGAGGAATGCGGGCCTTTATCCGACAGTGTTCGCGGACGAACTGCATTACAACTTGTTGAGCCGCATTCAACCGCTCGCATCTGCCTCTGAACCCGCCTATTTGTATCTCGGCCTTTTCCGCGCGACAAATTTTTGCGGAGAAGGATTCCTGCAGTGCGTTCGAATCTTGAACGTCGTGGTGTATGCCATCGGGGTGGCGTTCGTATTCTTGACCGCGAGGAGATTTACCTCGACTAACGTGGCGGCATTCATCGGCATCGTCGTGTTGCTGATGCCGACCGACGTTTACACGGCTTATTTTATGCCGGAAGCCATGTACTTTTGCGGCTTCTGGATTGTGTCCTGGTTTGTGCTGACAGGCGATGACCAGGTTCCGATGCGCTATGCCGTCGGAGTAGGCGTTCTGCTAGCGTTGCTGGCGCTCATCAAGCCGCACGCGCTGTTTCTTGTCCCTGCGCTTTTCGTATTCGTCGCATATCGCGCCAGCTGTTCAGACGCAGACGGCCGACTCGCGCGTTCCCTCATGGCTGCGTTCGCTTTCCTCGCGGTCGCGATATGCGTCAGGTCGATATTGGGGTATCTTGTTGCCGGCCACGATGGGTTGAGTCCACTCGGAAGCCGATACAACGACCAGGCGTCCGAATCCGGCGCGTGGTCACACCTCAGCACATTTGGTGTTGATTTCCTTGGCGTCCTGGGCCGACACCTGATTGCCTTGTGCGTCATGTTCGGTGTCCCGATTGCAATATCGCTCGACCGGCTCAGACGGTTGAGATTAAACAGCAGGCCGTCTGGTTCCGACCGGATCTCTCTCGCAATCTACTTGAGTCTGGTTCTTGCCACGCTTACGGTAGTCACGTCACTTTTCACCGTGATTGCGGCTGGCGGCGCGCCCTATGAAGTATTGGGCCGCCTGCACATGCGCTACTACAATTTCACGTTTCCGCTTTTCCTGATTCTCGCCGGCGCGTCATTGCGGACCGCAGAACTTCGCGATACTCAGAGCGCGCGCCGATGGCGAGTAGGGCGGTGGGCAATCGCGGCACTCGTCGTTATCTGCGCGATTGCCGGAATCCGCCACGGAGCGGCACTGTCGAGCGCTCTCGTTGACAATCCGGAATTTCGCGCTTTCACTCGCTACACGGCTGTTTTCATCGTAGTCAGCCTTTGCGGCCTGCTTTCATTGGCCGTATGGGCTTACGATGACAGTCGCGGCGCGAAATTGTTCATGTTCCTCTTTGTGCCCCTGTATCTGGTTGTAGCGCTATATGGTGGCACGCACGAAATGCGGGAGCGTTTGACACCCGATGCCTACGATGAGGCGGGCATGTTCGCTCGTCGCTTTTTATCGGACAGCGATCGCGGAAAGCTTCTGGTCGTCGGTTCGGATCTGGGCAACCTGTACAAAACGCTCTTCTACGTGGACAACACGTCGGCCAGGCTTATTACGCTCGGCGAAAATGCTCCGCTGCAAAAGCAAGCGATTCCGAACGACAGTGAATGGGTGTTGATCATCGGCAATCACGCTCCCGTGGCGTCCGATAACGCGATGCAAGGACCCAATGGAATGTACACACTTCTCCACATGGCCGGGAACAAGGCTAAATAA
- a CDS encoding FkbM family methyltransferase: MDRSLIERLNEIHVFVGIQASELHAFEPYRNRTVQPTPGFYTDFSGVRTRLSYFPPLPGKLDQLVGDIPFPNDGVHAEAIEYLSAIKAVNAAGETFTAVELGAGYGPWLAFSGKAAQRKGITRIKLIAVEADPDRRALMKGHFEDNGLPVINPNTTTSSVEADCVSVESYLAAVGDINGKLTFASAGPLDWGGSVFDGTEENCDQAGKAVSTREVDCYTISHIIRSEPKVDFLHIDIQGYEYKAVESSLVDLRSKVRFMLIETHSRVIEGKLIELLHGNGWRLINEKPCKPQHNLRVALETMVEVDGSQLWVNLDLVDNSEFERYDQHYHLRVAEFRAAQLEKVVHEKEYKIWALEEQIRCLREEAKQANR, translated from the coding sequence ATGGACCGATCGCTAATCGAGAGACTCAACGAGATTCACGTTTTCGTCGGCATTCAGGCTTCAGAGTTGCACGCGTTCGAACCCTATCGCAATCGGACCGTGCAACCCACGCCGGGGTTCTACACGGATTTTTCCGGTGTCAGAACGCGCTTGTCATACTTTCCTCCTTTGCCGGGAAAACTCGATCAACTAGTTGGCGACATACCATTCCCCAACGATGGCGTTCATGCTGAAGCAATCGAGTACCTTTCCGCCATTAAAGCAGTCAACGCAGCCGGCGAAACCTTTACTGCAGTCGAGTTGGGAGCCGGCTACGGTCCGTGGCTGGCGTTCAGCGGCAAAGCTGCACAGCGAAAGGGAATAACGCGGATCAAACTGATTGCCGTTGAAGCAGATCCGGATCGGCGTGCGTTGATGAAAGGCCATTTCGAAGATAATGGCCTTCCTGTTATCAATCCCAATACGACGACTTCTTCGGTCGAAGCGGACTGTGTAAGTGTCGAGTCCTACCTCGCTGCGGTGGGCGACATCAATGGCAAGCTGACGTTTGCCTCCGCCGGTCCGCTTGACTGGGGCGGTTCCGTGTTCGATGGGACTGAAGAGAATTGCGACCAGGCAGGGAAGGCTGTCAGTACCCGCGAGGTCGACTGTTACACGATCTCACATATCATACGAAGCGAACCTAAGGTCGATTTCCTGCACATCGACATTCAGGGCTACGAATACAAAGCGGTAGAATCGTCGCTCGTCGACTTGCGCTCAAAAGTACGTTTCATGCTAATTGAAACGCACAGCCGCGTAATCGAAGGCAAGCTGATCGAACTGCTGCATGGCAACGGCTGGCGACTCATCAACGAAAAACCGTGCAAGCCGCAACACAACCTGCGCGTTGCGCTCGAAACCATGGTCGAGGTCGATGGATCGCAACTTTGGGTGAATCTCGATCTCGTCGACAACAGCGAATTCGAACGTTACGACCAGCACTACCATTTGCGTGTCGCTGAATTTCGAGCGGCCCAACTCGAAAAGGTCGTTCACGAAAAGGAATATAAAATCTGGGCGCTTGAAGAGCAGATCAGGTGCCTCCGGGAAGAGGCGAAACAAGCAAATCGCTGA
- the groL gene encoding chaperonin GroEL (60 kDa chaperone family; promotes refolding of misfolded polypeptides especially under stressful conditions; forms two stacked rings of heptamers to form a barrel-shaped 14mer; ends can be capped by GroES; misfolded proteins enter the barrel where they are refolded when GroES binds) has product MAAKDVVFGDSARSKMVEGVNILANAVKVTLGPKGRNVVLERSFGGPTVTKDGVSVAKEIELKDKLQNMGAQMVKEVASKTSDNAGDGTTTATVLAQSIVREGMKYVASGMNPMDLKRGIDKAVAAAIEELRKVSKPCTTNKEIAQVGSISANSDTSIGDRIAEAMDKVGKEGVITVEDGKSLQDELEVVEGMQFDRGYLSPYFINNPDKQVAVLESPFVLLFDKKISNIRDLLPVLEQVAKAGRPLLIIAEDVEGEALATLVVNNIRGILKTVAVKAPGFGDRRKAMLEDIAILTGGQVIAEETGLTLEKATLAELGQAKRIEVGKENTTIIDGAGEASTIEARVKQIRTQIEEATSDYDREKLQERVAKLAGGVAVIKVGAATEVEMKEKKARVEDALHATRAAVEEGIVPGGGVALIRARTAIASVKGANADQDAGIKIVLRAMEEPLRQIVTNGGEEASVVVAAVAAGSGNYGYNAATGEYVDMVEAGVVDPTKVTRTALQNAASVAGLLLTTDAAVAEVPKEDAPMAGGMPGGMGGMGMDM; this is encoded by the coding sequence ATGGCAGCTAAAGACGTCGTGTTCGGCGATTCCGCCCGTTCCAAGATGGTTGAAGGCGTGAACATTCTCGCCAATGCAGTGAAGGTCACGCTGGGTCCCAAGGGCCGCAACGTGGTGCTCGAGCGCTCGTTCGGCGGCCCGACGGTCACCAAGGACGGTGTCTCGGTCGCAAAGGAAATCGAGCTCAAGGACAAGCTCCAGAACATGGGCGCGCAAATGGTCAAGGAAGTCGCTTCCAAGACCAGCGACAACGCCGGTGACGGCACGACGACGGCTACGGTTCTGGCCCAGTCGATCGTCCGTGAAGGCATGAAGTACGTCGCATCGGGCATGAACCCGATGGACCTGAAGCGCGGCATCGACAAGGCCGTCGCAGCAGCAATCGAAGAGCTGCGCAAGGTCAGCAAGCCCTGCACGACCAACAAGGAAATCGCGCAAGTCGGCTCGATCTCGGCCAACAGCGACACGTCGATCGGCGACCGTATCGCTGAAGCGATGGACAAGGTCGGCAAGGAAGGCGTCATCACCGTCGAAGACGGCAAGTCGCTGCAAGACGAGCTGGAAGTCGTCGAAGGTATGCAGTTCGACCGCGGCTACCTCTCGCCGTACTTCATCAACAACCCGGACAAGCAAGTCGCCGTGCTGGAAAGCCCGTTCGTCCTGCTGTTCGACAAGAAGATCTCGAACATCCGCGATCTGCTGCCGGTTCTGGAACAAGTCGCGAAGGCTGGCCGTCCGCTGCTGATCATCGCCGAAGACGTCGAAGGCGAAGCTCTGGCAACGCTGGTCGTCAACAACATCCGTGGCATCCTGAAGACTGTCGCCGTCAAGGCTCCGGGCTTCGGCGACCGCCGCAAGGCCATGCTGGAAGACATCGCGATCCTGACCGGCGGTCAAGTCATCGCGGAAGAAACCGGTCTCACGCTCGAAAAGGCAACGCTGGCCGAACTCGGTCAAGCCAAGCGCATCGAAGTGGGCAAGGAAAACACGACGATCATCGACGGCGCTGGCGAAGCTTCGACCATCGAAGCCCGCGTGAAGCAAATCCGTACCCAGATCGAAGAAGCGACGTCGGACTACGACCGTGAAAAGCTGCAAGAGCGCGTTGCCAAGCTGGCAGGCGGTGTTGCCGTGATCAAGGTTGGCGCTGCGACCGAAGTCGAAATGAAGGAAAAGAAGGCACGCGTGGAAGACGCGCTGCACGCAACCCGCGCTGCCGTTGAAGAAGGCATCGTCCCGGGCGGCGGCGTTGCGCTGATCCGTGCACGTACGGCAATCGCCAGCGTGAAGGGCGCCAACGCAGACCAGGACGCCGGTATCAAGATCGTCCTGCGCGCGATGGAAGAGCCGCTGCGCCAGATCGTCACGAACGGCGGCGAAGAAGCGTCGGTGGTCGTGGCAGCGGTTGCCGCTGGTTCGGGCAACTACGGCTACAACGCAGCGACGGGTGAGTACGTCGACATGGTCGAAGCCGGCGTGGTCGACCCGACGAAGGTCACGCGCACCGCGCTGCAAAACGCAGCTTCGGTTGCTGGCCTGCTCCTGACGACGGACGCAGCGGTTGCTGAAGTGCCGAAGGAAGATGCTCCGATGGCTGGCGGCATGCCCGGCGGCATGGGCGGCATGGGCATGGACATGTAA
- a CDS encoding IS3 family transposase (programmed frameshift), whose amino-acid sequence MEVLTGPERRRRWTAEQKLAMVRESFEPGKSVSMVARQHGVNPNQLFHWRKLYQDGSLSAVKAGEEVVAASELADALKQIRELQRMLGKKTMENEILREAVEYGRGKKMDSALALAAGGRPVKLVCEVLGVSRSNVSARLSRPATWRDRRQSRQTDDASVVEEIRRVVGDLPSYGYRRVWGTLRNERVALGLLPFNAKRVYRVMRTHGLLMQRRPIPPRPQRRHDGKVAVARSNQRWCSDGFEFRCDNGEPLRVTFALDCCDREAMSWAATTAGHSGDIVRDVMLAAVENRFGNELHTPSEIEWLSDNGSGYTADDTRRFAVAIGLKPLTTPVCSPQSNGMAESFVKTMKRDYVAFMPKPDAATAARNLAIAFEHYNEKHPHSALKYRSPREFRRSMDSATLV is encoded by the exons ATGGAAGTGTTGACGGGCCCGGAGCGTCGGCGGCGCTGGACGGCGGAACAAAAGCTGGCGATGGTGCGAGAGAGCTTCGAGCCGGGGAAGTCGGTTTCGATGGTTGCGCGCCAACATGGCGTGAACCCGAACCAGCTGTTCCACTGGCGCAAGCTGTACCAGGACGGGAGCCTGTCAGCGGTCAAGGCCGGCGAAGAAGTTGTTGCGGCGTCGGAATTGGCCGATGCGCTCAAGCAGATTCGCGAACTGCAACGGATGCTCGGCAAGAAGACCATGGAGAACGAGATTCTTCGCGAAGCAGTCGAGTATGGTCGGG GCAAAAAAATGGATAGCGCACTCGCCCTTGCTGCCGGAGGACGACCAGTGAAGCTGGTTTGTGAAGTTCTCGGCGTGTCGCGCTCGAACGTATCGGCACGACTGTCGCGTCCGGCTACATGGCGGGATAGACGTCAATCGAGACAGACCGACGATGCGAGCGTGGTCGAGGAAATTCGGCGCGTCGTCGGCGATTTGCCCAGCTATGGGTATCGCCGGGTCTGGGGCACGTTGCGCAACGAACGCGTTGCGCTTGGGCTGCTGCCGTTCAATGCAAAGCGCGTCTATCGCGTCATGCGCACGCACGGGCTACTGATGCAGCGCCGACCGATACCACCTAGGCCGCAACGCCGGCACGACGGCAAGGTGGCCGTAGCGCGCAGCAATCAGCGATGGTGCTCCGACGGCTTCGAGTTTCGCTGCGACAACGGCGAACCATTGCGCGTGACGTTTGCGCTGGACTGCTGCGACCGTGAAGCGATGAGTTGGGCGGCCACGACAGCAGGCCACAGCGGCGACATCGTGCGCGACGTAATGCTGGCTGCAGTGGAAAACCGGTTTGGCAACGAGCTGCATACGCCGTCCGAAATCGAGTGGCTGAGCGACAATGGTTCGGGCTACACGGCCGACGACACACGTCGGTTCGCAGTGGCCATCGGTCTGAAGCCATTGACCACGCCGGTGTGTAGCCCGCAAAGTAACGGCATGGCTGAGAGCTTCGTGAAAACGATGAAGCGCGACTACGTCGCCTTCATGCCGAAGCCGGATGCAGCGACCGCTGCACGCAACCTGGCCATTGCGTTCGAGCATTACAACGAGAAGCATCCCCATAGCGCGCTGAAATACCGCTCGCCTCGCGAGTTCCGGCGCTCGATGGACTCAGCAACCTTAGTGTGA
- a CDS encoding class I SAM-dependent methyltransferase — MRYFSEKDLFKFDDLLKDIESHAQDNVDLLRRLDRYSVALTGDIAGMKAIDPRSDAYIEHVKAVHEEIIGRTHSSELEGLPELNADYEREWPYPWGTRSGPTVANFLIAYGLLLKVANLPPNARVLEVGCGMGSLTWNLARMGYRVDALDPNELQCQIVRNATKDFPVPPNVIAMTLDQWLSAKAESYKYDAVIFFESFHHVIDHRACLRELQRNHVEFDSKLILAAEPVFEKECAHLPYPWGPRLDGQSLRAMRRWGWLELGFTRSYIKQLFKELDLSFTWTKCPDGGPLSQIIVGYKEDNPVNKTHDSGLRYPASLSDGIDLSVDGMPNYVAKFDGLAGVEPWGRWTIGDRVKIKTSHRLPSNVTVTLDLTSVFGPNVHKNLKVRIGNHTVKRKLEPIEQKTTYEFHFENVHGNEIEILVPHPCRPKDIPQLGIEDPRRVGLGIKRLKIATFS; from the coding sequence ATGCGGTATTTTTCCGAGAAGGACCTTTTTAAATTCGATGACCTGCTCAAGGACATTGAGAGCCACGCTCAAGATAACGTCGACTTATTGAGGCGTCTTGACCGTTATTCAGTCGCGCTGACCGGTGATATCGCGGGGATGAAAGCGATCGATCCGCGATCCGATGCTTACATAGAGCATGTCAAGGCTGTCCATGAAGAAATCATTGGACGCACTCACTCGAGTGAACTGGAAGGACTTCCGGAACTCAACGCCGATTACGAGCGCGAATGGCCCTATCCATGGGGAACCCGGTCAGGACCGACCGTCGCCAATTTCCTCATCGCATACGGACTGCTTCTCAAAGTTGCAAACCTCCCTCCGAACGCGCGCGTGCTTGAAGTCGGTTGCGGCATGGGCTCGCTCACGTGGAATTTGGCCCGCATGGGCTATCGCGTCGATGCACTCGATCCTAACGAACTGCAATGTCAGATCGTTCGCAATGCGACGAAGGATTTTCCTGTGCCGCCCAATGTCATAGCAATGACGCTGGATCAATGGCTGAGCGCTAAAGCCGAAAGTTACAAATACGATGCTGTTATATTCTTTGAATCATTCCACCATGTCATTGACCATCGAGCATGCTTGCGGGAGTTGCAGCGAAATCATGTGGAATTCGATTCAAAACTAATACTCGCTGCTGAGCCCGTTTTCGAGAAGGAATGCGCCCATCTTCCCTATCCTTGGGGGCCGCGCCTTGATGGCCAATCACTTCGGGCAATGCGTCGATGGGGTTGGCTTGAACTGGGGTTTACCAGGTCGTATATCAAACAGCTCTTCAAGGAATTGGACCTATCCTTTACCTGGACCAAGTGTCCCGATGGAGGCCCGCTTTCGCAGATCATCGTTGGCTACAAGGAAGACAATCCGGTCAACAAGACACACGACTCTGGCTTGCGGTATCCAGCGTCACTATCTGACGGTATCGATCTGTCTGTCGATGGAATGCCAAACTACGTGGCCAAATTTGACGGATTGGCCGGCGTCGAGCCTTGGGGGCGCTGGACGATCGGAGACAGAGTCAAGATCAAGACCTCGCATCGGCTTCCGTCGAATGTCACTGTGACGCTGGATTTAACCTCCGTTTTCGGGCCTAACGTTCATAAGAACCTGAAGGTGCGAATTGGGAATCACACGGTGAAGCGAAAGCTAGAACCCATCGAGCAGAAGACGACCTATGAGTTTCATTTCGAGAATGTGCATGGCAACGAGATCGAAATACTTGTGCCGCACCCGTGCCGCCCCAAGGATATTCCGCAACTCGGCATTGAGGATCCCCGTCGTGTTGGCCTTGGAATCAAGCGATTGAAGATCGCGACGTTTTCCTGA